A stretch of DNA from Luteolibacter sp. Y139:
TTTCGGCGGCGGCTGCTTGTCGCGCGGCATCAGCGGCACTCCTCAGGCTCGGGCGTCGGCTCGTTGGCGGTCTCGAATGAGGTGCCGCACCCGCAGGAGCGGGCGGCATTCGGATTGTCGATGCGGAAGCCGGCGTCGTTCAGGTCATCGCAGTAGTCGATGCGGCAGCCTTGCAGCTTGCCGGCGCTATCGGCGGCCACGATCACCCGGGCACCGGGGACTTCCACGATGGTGTCGCCGTCTTCCGGGGCGGCGATTTCCATGACATACTGCCAGCCGGCGCAGCCGCCCTTGCGGACGGCGAGGCGCAGTCCGCTTCCCGGGCTCGCGCCCTTGCGTTCCAGC
This window harbors:
- a CDS encoding HesB/IscA family protein, producing MSFLQMITVTDKAAGELRTLLERKGASPGSGLRLAVRKGGCAGWQYVMEIAAPEDGDTIVEVPGARVIVAADSAGKLQGCRIDYCDDLNDAGFRIDNPNAARSCGCGTSFETANEPTPEPEECR